A genomic region of Danio aesculapii chromosome 21, fDanAes4.1, whole genome shotgun sequence contains the following coding sequences:
- the htr3a gene encoding 5-hydroxytryptamine receptor 3A, whose amino-acid sequence MRSSALWTALCICMYGTVVNCSVKKLGNNTGRFANATLVRLNEFLSAGYKKGVRPVRDWRQSTTVAIDLMVYAILNVDEKNQVLTTYVWYRQQWTDEFLMWDPEEFDEVKKISIPTANIWIPDILINEFVDVGKSPDIPYVYVGHDGLVSNYKPIQVVTACSLNIYNFPYDVQKCSLTFQSWLHTTKDINITLMRSPEAVKTDKSVFMNQGEWELLHVLSTYNAFSVDNDDYYAEMKFHVVIRRRPLFYTVNLLLPSVFLMVMDIVGFYLPPDSGERVSFKITLLLGYSVFLIIVSDTLPATAIGTPLIGVYFVVCMALLVISLTESVLIVRLVHKQDLQSRVPQWVKHLVLEKATVLLCIRNKKICSLRSQESDLPLYKENNMNTAIHCNHHSCEGSRDSGRTLGLGLSAHESGPPVMDGILREITTIRQFLEKKDESREIAKEWLQVGYVLDILLFRVYLLTVLAYGITLGSLWSIWQNV is encoded by the exons ATGAGAAGTTCAGCACTCTGGACAGCTCTCTGCATTTGTATGTATGGCACAGTGGTGAATTGCTCAG TGAAGAAGCTTGGCAATAACACTGGGCGTTTCGCCAATGCCACTCTGGTTCGGCTAAATGAGTTTTTAAGTGCCGGATATAAAAAAGGAGTTCGACCTGTGCGCGACTGGAGGCAGTCAACGACGGTGGCAATTGACCTTATGGTTTATGCCATTCTCAATGTG GACGAGAAGAACCAGGTTTTGACAACATATGTGTGGTACAGACAG CAATGGACAGATGAGTTCCTTATGTGGGATCCTGAAGAATTTGATGAAGTCAAAAAAATTTCCATTCCGACTGCCAACATCTGGATTCCAGATATCCTCATCAATGAATT TGTGGATGTAGGAAAGTCTCCAGATATTCCTTATGTCTATGTAGGCCATGATGGACTTGTTAGCAACTACAAGCCTATCCAAGTAGTGACCGCCTGCTCCCTCAACATTTACAACTTTCCTTATGATGTCCAAAAATGTAGCTTGACTTTCCAGAGCTGGCTGCACACAA CTAAAGACATCAACATCACACTAATGAGAAGCCCCGAGGCTGTCAAGACAGACAAGAGTGTGTTCATGAACCAGGGAGAATGGGAGCTGCTTCACGTTCTCTCCACATACAACGCGTTCAGCGTTGATAATGATGATTACTACGCCGAAATGAAGTTCCAT GTTGTGATCCGGCGCAGACCTCTTTTCTACACAGTCAACCTCCTGCTGCCCAGTGTGTTTCTGATGGTGATGGATATTGTTGGCTTCTACCTGCCGCCCGACAGCGGAGAGCGAGTGTCCTTCAAGATCACCCTGCTCCTGGGCTACTCTGTGTTCCTCATCATCGTCTCTGACACTCTGCCAGCCACTGCCATCGGGACTCCTCTCATCG GTGTGTACTTTGTGGTCTGCATGGCGCTGCTGGTCATCAGTCTGACCGAGTCGGTGTTGATCGTGAGGCTGGTGCACAAGCAGGATCTGCAGTCCCGGGTGCCGCAGTGGGTCAAACACCTGGTGCTGGAGAAGGCCACAGTCCTGCTCTGCATTCGCAACAAGAAGATCTGCTCGCTCCGCTCACAGGAGTCCGACCTGCCGCTCTATAAAGAAAACAACATGAACACTG CCATTCACTGCAACCACCACAGCTGTGAGGGGTCCAGAGACTCCGGCAGAACCCTGGGTTTGGGGCTGTCGGCACATGAGTCTGGGCCTCCTGTCATGGACGGCATCCTCCGCGAGATCACCACCATCCGCCAGTTCCTGGAGAAGAAGGACGAGAGCCGTGAGATCGCAAAAGAGTGGCTGCAGGTGGGCTACGTGCTGGACATCCTGCTCTTCCGTGTATACCTGCTCACCGTTCTGGCCTACGGCATCACCCTGGGCTCGCTCTGGTCCATCTGGCAGAACGTCTGA